From Pelotomaculum schinkii, the proteins below share one genomic window:
- a CDS encoding tRNA (adenine(22)-N(1))-methyltransferase: MELPKRLAALAAFIPYGSIAADIGTDHAYLPIFLVKQGICRFVIATDLREGPFQSAKHKIKEHTLEDRIILRLGDGLQPLKPGEVEVLVLAGMGGNTIRGILAGAPPTLAGIKRLVMQPMTDAGDLRNWLAANGWKIADEELVEEEGRIYVVIAAEPGCEVTCDPLYLELGPRLLEKKSPLLERYLNSFMVKYERVLAGLALAHSTAAREKALEIEAKVARIREVSACL, encoded by the coding sequence ATGGAGCTTCCAAAGCGCTTAGCCGCGCTGGCGGCATTTATACCATACGGCAGTATTGCCGCCGACATAGGGACCGACCATGCTTACCTCCCAATTTTTCTTGTTAAACAAGGAATATGCCGTTTTGTAATTGCTACCGACCTGAGGGAAGGACCATTCCAGTCAGCAAAACACAAGATTAAAGAGCACACCCTGGAAGACCGGATAATTTTGCGCCTGGGAGACGGACTGCAACCGTTAAAGCCGGGCGAGGTCGAGGTATTGGTCCTGGCCGGGATGGGCGGCAACACGATCAGGGGCATCCTGGCCGGGGCGCCGCCAACATTGGCGGGAATTAAAAGGCTGGTAATGCAGCCAATGACCGACGCGGGGGACTTAAGGAATTGGCTGGCAGCTAACGGTTGGAAAATTGCCGATGAGGAACTGGTAGAAGAAGAAGGCCGGATATATGTTGTCATTGCCGCCGAACCGGGATGTGAAGTTACCTGTGACCCGCTCTATTTGGAGCTGGGCCCCAGACTGCTGGAGAAAAAAAGCCCGTTGCTGGAAAGGTACCTGAACAGTTTTATGGTTAAGTACGAGCGTGTTCTGGCGGGGCTGGCCCTCGCCCATAGTACGGCGGCCAGGGAAAAAGCCCTGGAAATCGAGGCAAAAGTGGCTAGAATCAGGGAGGTTTCGGCATGCCTGTAA